One window from the genome of Chloroflexota bacterium encodes:
- the ccmA gene encoding heme ABC exporter ATP-binding protein CcmA: MNTASPAIAVQGLGKRYGPQAALKSLDLAVAPGERLAVFGPNGSGKTTLLRILSGLTRQTKGEFTIAGMDYRRDGMALRQKVGVVAHHPYLYEDLSAEENLRFYGRMFGLADPAARAEALLAQVGLAARRRDKARTFSRGMQQRLALARALLHDPDILLMDEPDTGLDQEGSHLIQGLLHREGAPRTVVMATHNLALGRAHCLRFLILAAGRIAHQSSLENIGTAELQETYQRYVTAR, translated from the coding sequence ATGAACACAGCCTCCCCCGCGATAGCGGTGCAGGGCCTAGGCAAGCGCTATGGCCCCCAGGCCGCCCTCAAGTCTCTCGATCTCGCCGTCGCCCCCGGCGAGCGCCTCGCCGTCTTCGGCCCCAACGGCTCCGGCAAGACCACGCTCCTGCGCATCCTCTCCGGCCTCACGCGCCAGACCAAGGGCGAGTTCACCATCGCCGGGATGGACTACCGGCGGGACGGCATGGCTCTGCGGCAAAAGGTCGGCGTCGTCGCCCACCATCCCTATCTCTATGAAGACCTTTCGGCGGAGGAGAACCTGCGCTTCTACGGGCGGATGTTCGGCCTCGCCGATCCCGCCGCCCGCGCCGAAGCCCTCCTGGCCCAGGTGGGCCTGGCCGCGCGCAGGCGGGACAAGGCGCGCACCTTCTCCCGTGGCATGCAGCAGCGCCTCGCCCTCGCCCGCGCACTCCTCCACGACCCGGATATCCTGCTGATGGACGAGCCGGATACCGGCCTGGATCAGGAAGGCTCCCATCTCATCCAGGGCCTCCTGCACCGGGAAGGCGCGCCGCGCACCGTCGTCATGGCCACCCACAACCTGGCCTTGGGGCGCGCCCACTGCCTGCGCTTCCTCATCCTCGCGGCGGGGCGCATCGCCCACCAAAGCTCCCTAGAGAACATCGGGACTGCGGAGCTGCAGGAGACCTACCAGCGCTATGTCACAGCCCGGTAG